One genomic region from Nymphaea colorata isolate Beijing-Zhang1983 chromosome 10, ASM883128v2, whole genome shotgun sequence encodes:
- the LOC116261971 gene encoding protein IQ-DOMAIN 18-like, whose amino-acid sequence MVKVGSSWLTAVKRAFRSPSKDSEKKSCRRRDDNEQEEEEKKREKRRWLFRKPAPSSQDVKPAVSVITDQRHAIAVAVATAAAAEAAVASAQAAVEVVRLTRPTNLLREHHAAVKIQTAFRGFLARRALRALRGLVKLQALVRGHNVRKQANMTLRCMQALVRVQTRARDQRLRLSHDSTESASLLKDGLWDSRFVLQESSTERKSVSRDGSCLTDDWDDRPHTIEEIQAKLQTRKEAALKREKALAYAFSHQLWRSSGRSSNPSTIEETDDERASGISSTNWLDRWMATRPWESRSRASVDSRDFIKTVEVDTTRPYSSSINDSWQRSRRHATGGVGHSSPLNHRNIPSSLHISPSTPSPAKARILQVRSASPRCSRAREDEVRHSVTYTPGLHCRHGGVPNYMAATESAKARLRSQSAPRQRPGTPERERERERERERGSSVKKRLSYPAPDVQSLRSPSFKGAFPPPRSAMTHYSGSNYSWCTDSIAGGERSPSSAGDARRWLR is encoded by the exons ATGGTGAAGGTCGGAAGCTCATGGCTGACTGCAGTGAAGAGGGCGTTCAGATCGCCGTCCAAGGACAGCGAGAAGAAAAGTTGTAGGAGAAGGGATGACAACGagcaggaggaagaagagaag AAGAGAGAAAAACGACGATGGCTGTTTCGGAAGCCCGCCCCTTCGAGCCAGGACGTCAAGCCGGCGGTTTCCGTCATCACGGACCAGCGGCACGCCATCGCCGTTGCCGTAGCTACGGCCGCGGCGGCGGAGGCGGCAGTGGCTTCGGCGCAGGCAGCTGTAGAGGTGGTCCGCCTAACAAGGCCCACGAACTTGCTGAGGGAGCACCATGCTGCCGTCAAGATCCAGACGGCCTTTAGAGGATTCTTG GCCAGGAGAGCACTGAGGGCTCTGAGAGGGCTGGTGAAGCTGCAGGCGCTGGTGAGGGGCCACAACGTGAGGAAGCAGGCCAACATGACGCTGAGGTGCATGCAGGCTCTCGTCCGGGTGCAGACAAGGGCGCGTGACCAGCGGCTAAGGCTCTCACACGACTCCACGGAGTCAGCGTCCCTTCTCAAAGATGGTTTATGGGACTCACGCTTCGTCCTCCAAGAATCGTCGACAGAGAGAAAATCCGTT TCGAGAGATGGTAGCTGCCTGACGGATGATTGGGACGACCGACCTCATACGATTGAAGAGATACAAGCCAAGCTTCAGACCAGAAAAGAGGCTGCACTCAAACGAGAGAAGGCTCTTGCTTATGCTTTCTCTCACCAG TTATGGAGGTCATCGGGAAGGAGTTCGAACCCTTCAACTATAGAAGAAACCGACGACGAGCGGGCCTCAGGTATCTCATCTACCAACTGGCTGGACCGTTGGATGGCGACACGGCCATGGGAGAGCCGAAGCAGAGCATCCGTTGATAGCAGAGACTTCATCAAAACCGTCGAGGTCGACACCACAAGGCCTTACTCCTCTTCCATCAATGACTCGTGGCAGAGGAGCCGTCGACATGCAACCGGTGGCGTCGGCCACTCCTCCCCTCTCAACCACCGGAACATTCCCTCCTCTCTCCACATCTCCCCGTCGACGCCGTCCCCTGCGAAGGCGCGAATTCTGCAGGTGAGGTCAGCCAGCCCACGGTGCTCGAGAGCGCGAGAGGACGAAGTCCGACACTCGGTTACGTACACCCCGGGGCTCCACTGCCGGCACGGCGGCGTGCCCAACTACATGGCGGCGACGGAGTCGGCGAAAGCGAGGCTGAGGTCGCAGAGCGCGCCTAGACAGAGGCCGGGGACaccggagagggagagggaaagagaaagagagcgggAGAGGGGGAGCTCGGTGAAGAAGCGGCTCTCGTATCCGGCCCCCGACGTGCAGAGCCTACGCAGCCCGAGTTTCAAAGGGGCCTTCCCACCACCAAGGTCGGCGATGACGCACTACTCGGGCTCCAACTATTCCTGGTGCACCGATAGCATCGCCGGTGGGGAGCGATCCCCTTCCTCCGCCGGCGACGCCAGGAGGTGGCTAAGATAA